From the Paenibacillus sp. FSL H8-0548 genome, one window contains:
- a CDS encoding xylose ABC transporter ATP-binding protein — protein sequence MAAALEMRKITKQFPGVKALDEVTFSVKKGEVHALCGENGAGKSTLMKVLSGLYPHGTYEGQILINGEEKRFNKIKDAEEAGIAIIYQELALVKELSIGENLFLGKEPAVFGVINWERVFKESERWLKEVGLHDVNPEQVIGGLGIGKQQQIEIAKALSKRANILILDEPTAALTEQEVEILLGILQEFKKRGVTCIYISHKLNEVFAIADTVTVLRDGQTVGTYAIEEMNEDKIIALMVGRELKERFPRIDSTPGGVMLKVQNYSVMNPERQGRRVIDNLSFELRKGEILGIAGLMGAGRTELVMSLFGSYPGESMGKVEIEGKAVRIKNTQQAIKAGMALVSEDRKKYGLVLGMDIKSNMSLASLGSLSSAGVLNHNAEIAAGNQYLHSLRVKANSVETIVGTLSGGNQQKVVLGKWLMTVPKILILDEPTRGIDVGAKFEIYNIMNELITQGVSIIMVSSELPELLGMSHRIIVIAEGKQTGEFTADEATQELIMTAATGGKGR from the coding sequence ATGGCGGCAGCATTAGAAATGCGCAAAATAACGAAGCAATTTCCAGGCGTTAAGGCGCTTGATGAAGTAACCTTTTCAGTGAAAAAAGGCGAGGTGCACGCGTTATGCGGTGAGAATGGTGCGGGTAAATCGACACTGATGAAGGTGCTTAGCGGATTGTATCCGCATGGTACCTATGAAGGTCAGATTCTCATTAACGGGGAAGAAAAACGGTTCAATAAAATAAAGGATGCAGAGGAAGCAGGCATCGCCATCATCTATCAGGAGCTTGCTTTGGTTAAAGAGCTGTCCATTGGCGAAAACTTATTTTTGGGCAAAGAGCCAGCTGTTTTCGGCGTTATTAACTGGGAGCGTGTGTTCAAGGAAAGTGAGCGTTGGCTGAAGGAGGTCGGTCTGCACGATGTTAATCCGGAGCAGGTGATCGGCGGCCTTGGCATTGGCAAGCAGCAGCAAATTGAGATTGCCAAGGCATTGTCCAAGAGGGCTAACATTCTTATTTTAGACGAGCCGACTGCGGCTTTGACGGAGCAGGAGGTCGAGATCCTGCTGGGGATTTTGCAAGAGTTCAAGAAGCGGGGCGTGACCTGCATTTATATTTCCCATAAGCTCAATGAGGTTTTTGCAATCGCAGACACCGTTACGGTGCTGAGGGATGGCCAGACCGTTGGTACCTATGCGATTGAAGAGATGAATGAGGATAAAATCATCGCGCTTATGGTGGGACGGGAGCTTAAGGAGCGGTTTCCCCGCATCGATTCAACTCCGGGCGGGGTTATGCTGAAGGTTCAGAACTATTCGGTGATGAATCCAGAGCGGCAGGGAAGGCGGGTCATCGACAATCTGAGCTTTGAGCTGCGAAAGGGTGAAATTCTAGGCATCGCGGGTTTAATGGGGGCTGGGCGTACAGAGCTAGTCATGAGTTTGTTCGGCTCTTATCCAGGTGAGAGCATGGGAAAAGTCGAGATTGAAGGAAAGGCAGTCAGGATCAAAAATACGCAGCAAGCGATTAAGGCGGGCATGGCGCTCGTATCGGAGGACCGTAAAAAATACGGACTAGTGCTCGGCATGGATATTAAGAGCAATATGAGTCTTGCCAGCCTAGGCTCGTTATCCTCTGCGGGTGTTCTTAATCACAATGCGGAAATCGCCGCAGGCAATCAATATTTGCACTCGCTTCGTGTGAAAGCAAATTCGGTAGAGACGATAGTTGGCACGTTAAGCGGGGGCAACCAGCAGAAGGTAGTGCTTGGCAAATGGCTGATGACCGTTCCCAAAATATTAATATTGGATGAACCTACTCGCGGTATTGATGTTGGGGCCAAATTTGAAATTTACAATATTATGAACGAATTAATTACGCAGGGAGTTTCCATTATTATGGTATCCTCCGAGCTTCCAGAGCTGCTCGGCATGAGCCATAGAATTATCGTCATTGCGGAAGGCAAGCAAACAGGTGAATTTACAGCGGATGAAGCAACGCAGGAGCTGATTATGACGGCTGCAACGGGAGGAAAAGGAAGATGA
- a CDS encoding substrate-binding domain-containing protein, with translation MRKTIIVSLFAGCLVILFFTLTSMIKVFSSELIEPALTVEQHNTYRLVLITRELDTPFWAKVEQGAMAAAESYGVSLEVWGTYGTNRDDFLKNIEIAIASKVDGIIVQGLDTDEFKSLTKVKAASGGIPIITVANDVPMNESLRRTYVGSDHLEAGSMIARQLVSDMGFVGKVVLMVSDRQEHFQRSRLTGILNVLNPYKDIETIIVAAGESRVDVAGATTKLLNEVPDADAFIAVSANHAGSIIQEIGKRMQVDPFFIYSFDDSPETLTLMQQGKIDALIAQSPSAMGEKSVAYMIKWLTGELVPLNPDGYFTDIRVLRAEDVR, from the coding sequence TTGCGTAAAACGATCATAGTTAGCTTATTTGCAGGTTGTTTAGTCATTTTGTTTTTTACATTGACCTCAATGATTAAAGTGTTTTCCTCAGAGCTGATTGAGCCCGCATTAACAGTGGAGCAGCATAACACCTATCGCCTAGTGCTCATTACACGTGAGCTTGATACCCCTTTTTGGGCGAAGGTAGAGCAAGGCGCGATGGCTGCAGCCGAGAGCTACGGTGTCAGCCTCGAGGTATGGGGGACTTACGGAACGAACCGGGATGATTTTCTGAAAAATATTGAGATTGCGATCGCTTCCAAGGTAGATGGCATCATCGTGCAGGGGCTGGATACAGACGAGTTCAAAAGCTTGACTAAAGTAAAAGCAGCAAGCGGCGGCATTCCTATTATTACCGTTGCCAATGATGTGCCAATGAATGAAAGTTTGCGCCGAACGTATGTTGGCTCCGATCATCTAGAAGCAGGCAGCATGATTGCTCGGCAGCTTGTGTCTGACATGGGCTTTGTTGGCAAGGTGGTATTAATGGTCTCGGATCGTCAGGAGCATTTCCAGCGCTCTCGTCTGACAGGCATATTAAATGTACTGAATCCCTATAAGGATATTGAGACGATCATCGTTGCGGCAGGAGAATCGCGTGTGGATGTGGCGGGCGCAACGACTAAGCTGTTAAATGAAGTGCCGGATGCGGATGCCTTTATTGCGGTTTCGGCGAATCATGCAGGTTCAATTATTCAGGAAATTGGAAAACGGATGCAAGTAGATCCATTCTTCATCTATTCCTTCGATGATTCTCCAGAAACGCTGACGCTTATGCAGCAAGGCAAGATCGACGCTTTAATTGCTCAATCTCCGAGTGCGATGGGAGAGAAAAGCGTTGCCTACATGATCAAGTGGCTGACCGGAGAGCTGGTTCCGCTGAACCCGGACGGTTATTTTACAGACATTAGAGTCCTTCGGGCGGAGGATGTTAGATGA
- a CDS encoding response regulator → MLKILIVDDEQVEREGLQAILQKGFPACEYKQARNGARAIEIANEWQPDLILMDIKMPGVNGIEAIEQISVFLPDAKFIMVTAYDSFDYARKAIKLGVKDYLLKPSKASEIAATIGKVIDEIMLERRLREQHLYEETALRKVMPLIESDVVTQLLFDHVHDVHIDDMLRLLGGDATSEAFVMLVVLPKEAAADVLYCALKAKLRETGGGWVGAMSGRQIPIIIFREAGKTYRSQAVSLVQTLLLQRLGAGDFFIGIGDTYTGLDNVRFSYQEALLATANVDQPVKHQFYGEMQLQATSLGGYQDRAAEKQFIDIIRLGKWDEVRNTVMDLIAVCDQRHAALAEAGQWVLERLWIIARVAMEMGIEVEKPLFSFQVRQYQQLRAETECLLSKLIERVKAHQESVQPDAVAQMKQYIIANSDQDISLELMAKRIGLSPFYMSKMFKDQEGINYIDFLTECRIEKAKQLMADPERSFKEITFEVGYNDPNYFSKVFKKVSGASPTDYRRSIIGSKR, encoded by the coding sequence ATGCTAAAAATATTAATCGTAGATGATGAGCAGGTTGAGCGCGAAGGGCTGCAGGCTATTTTGCAAAAAGGATTTCCTGCCTGCGAGTATAAACAAGCTAGAAATGGTGCTAGGGCGATTGAAATTGCTAACGAATGGCAGCCGGATCTTATTCTCATGGATATTAAAATGCCTGGCGTAAACGGTATAGAGGCGATTGAGCAAATTTCGGTGTTTTTGCCGGATGCCAAATTCATTATGGTTACCGCATACGATTCTTTCGATTATGCAAGAAAGGCAATTAAGCTTGGGGTTAAGGACTATTTGCTCAAGCCGAGCAAGGCAAGCGAAATTGCAGCAACGATTGGCAAAGTAATCGACGAGATCATGCTCGAAAGAAGGCTGAGGGAGCAGCATCTATATGAGGAGACAGCTCTGCGCAAGGTGATGCCGCTCATAGAATCCGATGTTGTCACTCAACTGCTGTTCGACCATGTCCATGATGTGCATATTGATGATATGCTGCGCCTGCTTGGCGGTGATGCTACAAGCGAAGCGTTTGTTATGCTCGTTGTATTGCCTAAAGAAGCCGCAGCCGATGTGCTTTACTGCGCTCTTAAAGCGAAGCTGAGAGAGACGGGAGGCGGCTGGGTCGGCGCGATGTCCGGCAGGCAAATTCCAATCATTATTTTCCGGGAGGCCGGAAAAACGTATCGCTCGCAAGCGGTATCGCTAGTTCAGACATTGCTGCTGCAGCGCCTTGGAGCCGGCGATTTCTTCATAGGCATTGGGGATACCTATACGGGTCTGGATAATGTTAGGTTTTCGTATCAGGAGGCTTTGCTCGCGACAGCAAACGTTGATCAACCTGTGAAGCATCAATTTTATGGGGAGATGCAGCTGCAGGCGACAAGCCTCGGCGGTTATCAGGACAGAGCAGCCGAGAAGCAATTCATTGATATTATCCGTTTAGGGAAATGGGATGAGGTTCGGAATACCGTTATGGATCTAATTGCAGTCTGCGATCAACGTCATGCGGCATTGGCTGAGGCGGGGCAGTGGGTGCTGGAGCGACTGTGGATTATTGCCCGTGTTGCAATGGAAATGGGAATCGAGGTAGAGAAGCCGCTATTTTCGTTTCAAGTGAGGCAGTATCAGCAGCTTCGTGCAGAAACAGAATGCTTGCTCAGCAAGCTTATCGAGCGAGTCAAGGCTCATCAGGAAAGTGTGCAGCCCGATGCGGTTGCGCAAATGAAGCAATATATTATCGCAAATTCCGATCAGGATATTTCACTGGAGCTGATGGCGAAGCGGATCGGCCTCAGTCCGTTCTATATGAGCAAAATGTTCAAGGATCAGGAAGGCATTAATTATATCGATTTTCTTACCGAGTGCAGAATTGAGAAGGCAAAGCAGCTGATGGCGGACCCGGAGCGCAGCTTCAAGGAAATTACGTTTGAGGTGGGTTATAACGATCCGAATTACTTCAGTAAGGTGTTTAAGAAGGTATCGGGGGCGTCGCCTACCGATTATCGCAGATCGATTATTGGCAGCAAAAGATAA
- the xylF gene encoding D-xylose ABC transporter substrate-binding protein, giving the protein MRKRFKRGGAISLVLALVLVLAACSGGNGNEGASKSNTKGSTATKSNVKSGDEQLVIGFSLDTLQEERWQRDRDLFIAAAEALGAKVEVQAANSDDAKQISQAENLISQGVDVLVVVPHNAEATAAIVEKAHAAGIKVLAYDRLIKNSDLDLYISFDNEKVGEMQAEAIVKLAPKGKFVYIGGSETDNNAHLFKKGAFNILQPLIDSGDIQVVFDQWTKDWNPANALANMENALTANDNKVDAVVAANDGTAGGVIQALAAQGMAGKIPVSGQDAELAAAQRIVEGTQVMTVYKPIKDLAEKAAELAVKLAKGEDVGADKSVNNGKIDVPSVLLDPVAVDKSNIDATVIADGFHSKEDVYKNVK; this is encoded by the coding sequence ATGAGGAAAAGATTTAAAAGAGGCGGGGCTATATCGTTAGTATTGGCGTTAGTGCTCGTGTTGGCGGCTTGCTCAGGAGGCAACGGGAATGAAGGGGCTTCTAAATCGAATACGAAGGGATCGACTGCAACAAAGAGCAACGTAAAGTCAGGCGATGAACAGCTGGTCATCGGCTTCTCGCTGGATACACTGCAGGAGGAACGCTGGCAGCGTGATCGTGACTTGTTCATTGCAGCAGCGGAGGCGCTAGGCGCGAAGGTTGAAGTACAGGCAGCCAACAGTGATGATGCGAAGCAAATTTCGCAGGCAGAGAACCTGATTAGCCAAGGTGTGGATGTTCTTGTTGTCGTTCCTCATAATGCGGAAGCAACGGCTGCAATTGTAGAAAAGGCTCATGCAGCTGGCATTAAAGTACTTGCTTATGACCGCTTAATTAAAAACTCTGATTTGGATTTATACATTTCCTTTGATAACGAGAAGGTAGGAGAAATGCAGGCGGAAGCGATTGTTAAGCTAGCTCCTAAAGGTAAATTTGTTTACATCGGCGGCTCGGAAACGGACAATAACGCGCATTTATTCAAGAAAGGCGCCTTTAATATTTTGCAGCCGCTTATTGACAGCGGTGACATTCAAGTCGTATTCGATCAATGGACGAAGGATTGGAATCCTGCGAATGCATTAGCGAATATGGAGAATGCACTTACGGCAAACGACAATAAAGTGGATGCGGTAGTTGCAGCGAATGATGGTACAGCAGGTGGAGTAATTCAGGCGCTTGCAGCACAAGGAATGGCTGGTAAAATACCGGTATCCGGTCAGGATGCGGAGCTTGCAGCAGCACAGCGCATCGTTGAAGGCACACAAGTCATGACCGTGTATAAGCCGATCAAGGATTTGGCCGAGAAAGCTGCGGAGCTTGCTGTAAAGCTTGCTAAGGGCGAGGATGTTGGAGCGGATAAATCAGTGAACAATGGCAAGATCGATGTACCCTCTGTTTTGCTTGATCCAGTAGCCGTAGATAAATCGAACATCGATGCGACGGTCATAGCGGATGGCTTCCACTCCAAGGAAGATGTTTACAAAAACGTGAAATAG
- a CDS encoding rhamnulokinase family protein, with the protein MTKLATVLAFDLGASSGRALIGELLPDEASGRKQLKVTEIHRFPNEPIAVRGHLHWDILRLLQELKTAIRKAFQEGFAPQAFGIDTWGVDFGLLDASGELLGNPYHYRDSQTEGIVEELSELIGKDRLYEQGGLQFMPFNTINQLYAMKKANSPKLDVASTLLLTPDLLAYFLTGEKVCEFTMATTTQLYHPKEQQWNTALMDQLGIPSQLFMEPIHPGTIFGTLSPDICAELDASPMAAVAVGTHDTESAVAAVPAKGDLPFAYLVCGTWSLLGTELEHPIVTPEAQALDFSNEGGVGGTYQLLKNIMGLWILQECKREWDEQGSKLSFAEIVVQAQSAEPFRSFIHPDDPSFYAPSGMIGRIKAYCRQTSQPVPESVGEIARCILESLALRYRHALTQMEELTEQSFSGLHMVGGGIQNKLLCQLTANAIGRFVWTGPVEASAIGNMLMQLVALGECANLQESRELVAASFPIEEYAPEHSEAWNIAYKAFESLTME; encoded by the coding sequence ATGACGAAGCTTGCGACTGTGCTCGCATTTGATCTAGGCGCCAGCAGCGGCAGAGCGTTAATCGGCGAGCTGCTGCCTGATGAGGCAAGCGGACGGAAACAGCTGAAGGTAACCGAAATTCATCGTTTTCCAAATGAACCGATAGCAGTGCGAGGTCATTTGCACTGGGACATTTTAAGGTTGCTGCAGGAGCTAAAGACTGCTATTCGCAAAGCCTTTCAAGAAGGCTTTGCTCCTCAGGCTTTTGGTATTGATACCTGGGGCGTAGACTTTGGATTGCTCGATGCGAGTGGAGAGCTGCTCGGCAATCCTTATCATTATCGCGATTCCCAAACAGAAGGGATCGTAGAAGAGCTTAGCGAGCTGATCGGCAAAGATCGCTTGTATGAGCAGGGCGGCTTGCAGTTCATGCCCTTTAATACGATCAATCAGCTGTATGCGATGAAAAAGGCGAATTCGCCTAAGCTCGATGTGGCTAGCACGCTGCTGCTTACACCTGATCTGCTGGCGTATTTCCTGACAGGCGAGAAGGTATGCGAATTTACAATGGCTACGACGACGCAGCTGTACCACCCAAAGGAGCAGCAGTGGAATACAGCGCTAATGGATCAGCTCGGCATTCCGAGCCAGCTGTTTATGGAGCCGATTCATCCGGGTACGATCTTCGGCACCTTATCGCCCGACATTTGTGCGGAACTGGATGCTTCGCCAATGGCTGCGGTTGCAGTCGGTACGCATGATACAGAGTCTGCAGTTGCCGCTGTTCCTGCGAAGGGGGATCTGCCATTTGCTTATCTCGTATGTGGGACGTGGTCGCTGCTCGGTACCGAGCTTGAGCACCCGATTGTTACACCAGAGGCTCAGGCGCTGGATTTTTCTAACGAGGGCGGGGTCGGTGGAACCTATCAGCTGCTCAAAAACATAATGGGGCTGTGGATTTTGCAGGAGTGCAAGCGGGAGTGGGATGAGCAGGGCAGCAAGCTTTCGTTTGCGGAAATCGTTGTTCAAGCACAAAGCGCAGAGCCGTTCCGCAGCTTCATTCATCCTGATGATCCTTCCTTTTATGCGCCATCCGGCATGATAGGCCGTATTAAAGCCTACTGTCGCCAAACGTCACAGCCAGTTCCAGAGTCGGTTGGGGAAATCGCCCGCTGTATATTGGAGAGTCTAGCACTTCGATATCGTCATGCGCTTACTCAAATGGAGGAATTGACGGAGCAGTCGTTCAGCGGACTGCATATGGTTGGCGGCGGCATTCAGAACAAGCTGCTTTGCCAGCTAACGGCGAATGCGATTGGTCGCTTTGTTTGGACAGGTCCGGTAGAAGCGAGCGCGATCGGCAACATGCTCATGCAGCTCGTCGCGCTGGGAGAGTGCGCTAATTTGCAGGAGTCGCGCGAGCTTGTTGCCGCCTCGTTTCCGATCGAGGAATATGCACCGGAACACTCTGAAGCATGGAATATAGCGTATAAAGCGTTTGAGAGCCTAACTATGGAATAA
- a CDS encoding class II aldolase/adducin family protein, producing MSSADIRNELCKYARKTVANKLVVGPGGNISAKFEGKMYLSPSGFALDEVEPHQWVEVDIDSGEITDIGLRPSSEVLMHLYAYRANPDIGAIVHTHPPYCIAFTLVEQELPIMFPDQAALVGKTVYVPYVLPTTDKLADAYVAKVNEASSVLLGNHGLVTSGRNLREAYYRTEVVEESTKIYLIAKAIREPKVLTKEEFEEIASLESEAYRIELLQKMK from the coding sequence ATGAGCAGTGCAGACATTCGTAATGAGCTATGCAAATATGCGCGCAAAACAGTAGCAAATAAGCTGGTTGTAGGACCAGGCGGTAATATAAGCGCTAAATTCGAGGGTAAAATGTACCTTTCGCCAAGCGGCTTCGCGCTTGATGAGGTGGAACCGCATCAATGGGTCGAGGTAGACATCGATTCTGGAGAAATTACCGATATTGGTCTTCGTCCATCGTCTGAGGTGCTGATGCATCTTTATGCATACCGCGCGAATCCAGATATTGGGGCGATCGTTCACACGCATCCGCCTTATTGTATCGCTTTTACATTAGTGGAGCAGGAGCTTCCCATCATGTTCCCGGACCAAGCGGCACTCGTGGGTAAAACGGTTTACGTTCCGTATGTTCTTCCAACGACAGATAAGCTTGCTGATGCTTATGTAGCAAAGGTGAATGAAGCGAGCTCAGTGCTGCTTGGCAACCACGGCTTAGTAACATCCGGGCGCAATTTGCGTGAAGCCTATTACCGGACCGAGGTCGTAGAGGAAAGCACGAAAATATATTTGATCGCCAAAGCCATTCGCGAGCCTAAGGTGCTGACAAAGGAAGAGTTTGAAGAAATCGCATCGCTTGAAAGCGAAGCGTACCGCATTGAATTGCTGCAAAAGATGAAGTAA
- the fucU gene encoding L-fucose mutarotase, whose product MLIGISKLISPELLKVLSEMGHSDEIVLADGNFPAASHAQRLIRADGHDVPELLDAILKLFPLDQYVEKPAALMQVVPGDDVQTPIWEQYRSIIEQRTGLIKPFEEVERFAFYERAKQAYAVIATGESALYANLILKKGVINDS is encoded by the coding sequence ATGCTAATCGGCATTTCAAAATTGATTTCCCCAGAGCTGCTTAAGGTGCTTAGTGAGATGGGGCATAGCGATGAAATCGTTCTTGCAGATGGCAACTTTCCAGCTGCCAGCCATGCGCAGCGCCTCATTCGCGCGGATGGACATGATGTGCCTGAACTGCTGGATGCTATTTTAAAATTATTTCCACTTGATCAATATGTTGAGAAGCCAGCTGCACTCATGCAGGTCGTTCCTGGCGACGATGTGCAAACGCCGATATGGGAGCAGTATCGTTCCATTATCGAGCAGCGTACCGGTCTGATCAAGCCTTTCGAAGAAGTAGAACGATTTGCCTTTTACGAGCGAGCGAAACAAGCATATGCCGTCATCGCAACAGGAGAAAGTGCGCTTTACGCCAATCTTATTCTGAAGAAGGGCGTTATTAACGACAGCTAG
- a CDS encoding histidine kinase, producing MNSIQRKILTMSVIVLFIMVTIWVVLTYYNQKTQEQYNDILQRYLRMNEVTDRSHQTIIALNDYLQKPSALKLDKLAQTKESMMIAKLHSVTLRNRDNAFTLASYINMIDSLVATADLSVMFLEQGNTDQSAERFEEATRIDKYIAETTITLIDKEVRTYDTFYRGIIEQSTELKRLGVWLLSLITIILLLFTYWFSLSITRPIYKLTIAAKELSRGRFDKPIEVHSNDEISFLAKTFDRMRVNINNLISEIQQKAQLESELQQSKLLLKESQLISLQSQINPHFLFNTLDTLSKKAYLDGSEETSDLIASVAGLLRYNLRRLDRAVTLEEELSVALKYIEIQSARFTDRLRFTQEVDESCLQIKLPCLTLQPIIENAVIHAVEPLVDGGSIMLRIYEKDDWVQIEIEDDGAGMTAEKANHILLEGGNADGLGHSTGIGFSNVVKRLRLFVGDDDVIDIVSAPGHGTKVTIKIPSIRGE from the coding sequence ATGAACAGTATTCAGCGGAAAATATTAACGATGTCGGTTATCGTGCTGTTTATTATGGTGACGATTTGGGTGGTTCTCACCTATTACAATCAGAAAACGCAAGAGCAGTATAATGATATATTGCAGCGTTATTTGCGCATGAATGAAGTAACGGATCGCAGCCATCAGACGATTATTGCTCTAAATGACTACTTGCAGAAGCCATCGGCTCTTAAGCTCGATAAGCTTGCTCAAACGAAGGAAAGCATGATGATAGCGAAGCTGCATTCTGTGACGCTGCGCAACAGGGACAACGCTTTTACACTTGCGAGCTATATTAATATGATTGATAGCTTGGTGGCGACAGCAGACTTGTCGGTCATGTTTCTAGAGCAGGGTAATACCGATCAATCGGCGGAGAGATTTGAAGAGGCCACCCGAATTGATAAATATATCGCCGAGACGACCATTACGCTTATCGACAAAGAGGTTCGAACCTATGATACGTTTTACCGCGGCATTATTGAGCAAAGCACAGAGCTGAAGCGGCTGGGCGTATGGTTGCTCTCGTTAATTACAATTATTTTGCTGTTATTTACGTATTGGTTTTCTCTTAGCATTACAAGACCTATCTATAAACTTACCATTGCCGCTAAGGAGCTGTCTCGCGGCCGTTTCGATAAGCCAATTGAAGTACACTCCAATGATGAAATTTCATTCCTCGCGAAGACCTTTGACCGCATGCGCGTAAATATTAACAATCTGATTTCCGAGATTCAACAGAAGGCACAGCTTGAAAGTGAGCTGCAGCAGAGCAAGCTTCTCCTTAAGGAGAGCCAGCTCATTAGCTTGCAAAGCCAGATAAACCCCCACTTCTTATTTAACACCTTAGATACTCTCTCCAAAAAAGCATATCTGGACGGCTCCGAGGAAACGAGCGATTTGATCGCTAGTGTTGCGGGCTTGCTTCGCTATAATCTCCGCCGCTTGGACCGGGCAGTTACCCTTGAAGAGGAGCTGTCCGTCGCTTTAAAATATATCGAAATTCAGAGCGCCCGCTTTACGGATCGGCTTAGATTCACGCAAGAGGTAGACGAAAGCTGTTTGCAAATTAAGCTGCCATGCTTAACGCTTCAGCCCATTATAGAAAATGCAGTTATTCATGCGGTTGAGCCGCTTGTAGATGGTGGTTCGATTATGCTTCGCATTTACGAGAAGGACGATTGGGTTCAGATTGAGATTGAAGATGACGGCGCAGGGATGACGGCAGAGAAGGCCAATCATATTTTGCTGGAGGGCGGCAATGCTGACGGCTTGGGACATTCAACAGGGATAGGATTCAGCAACGTCGTTAAGAGGCTGCGTTTATTCGTTGGTGACGATGATGTCATTGACATTGTCAGCGCGCCTGGACACGGTACGAAGGTCACGATAAAAATTCCGAGCATCAGGGGAGAATGA